Below is a window of Elusimicrobiota bacterium DNA.
CCCTTGGGCTATCCCAAGGCTAATCTCTTCGCGTTCATTAACAGTTAATCTGTGATACTGGGTCATATGCAACTCCTTTCGTCCTGTATAATATACAGGAATCAAGTGTTGCATTGGTAACTTGAGCTTACCGTGTCCCTAATTTCAGGCTTTAAATCTTTTCCCAAGACACGCAAAATAGCTTCCTCCTAAGTGATGAACAATTTTGGCTTTATCGGATAGCCAGTAATCATCAAAAATATCACTTCTTACCGCAGCATATATCACTTTTCCGATAAACAAAATAACCCCATCATAATTTTTCTTGTCTATAATTCTACATTCCAGAAATCCCGCAGCTTTTTCCAAATGCGGCGTATTTATTTTCACGCCTTTCAATAATTTAATATTCATTTTTTTGATCTTGTCAATTTTTCTTCCGCTGACTTCACCGCAATATTTAATAAATGGAAGCAAATTTCTATCGGCTATATTTATAACTAATTCACCGCTTTTGATTATTAGGTCAGCCGTATAATGAGTTTCAGCAATTGCTATAGCAACTAACGGTGGTTCGTCATTTAAAGGCATATTCCACGCAATCGGTGCGATATTCGTTTTCTCTTTTGTCCCTGATGTTATCAGTACGCAGGGGCCGTGGTTAATAAGGCGATAAAACTTGTCCAAAGAAATTTTCTTAAACATGATTCCCCTCCTGGCCTATTCAACCTACGAGGTTGAATGGCTATTCTACCCCCAAAACTTCATCTCAAAACCCGCGTAGAAAGCGGCGCCTGCAAGAGGGAAACCAAGCCGTGTCTGGTACTTTGTATCGGTAAGATTTTCTGCTTTAATCCAGATTTCCGTATCCTTGAATTTCTGCGATATTTTCAAATCCAGCAAATAATATTCTTTGAGTTCATCTATGGTCTGATTATCGGTTTTTTGTGAGCCGGTATATTTTAAGTCTGCGTCAGCCTTTAAGCCAAATACGGTAATGTATTTTATGCTGTATTTCACAATGTTTCGCGGACGGTAAAAAAGCACAGCTTTCTTATCTGCATCTTCCGACCAATCATAAGTATAGGCAATTTCTTGAACAAGAGAACTCGATATTTTATGTGACAAGTTCATTTCCGCTCCGGTGGACATGGTGTTTGAAACATTCATGGGAGTCCATGTCTCGGTATTTGTCGCTGAGTTGTAGTCGGGAAGCCAGATAATAAGATCCTTCGTTTCGGAATTAAAGAATGTTACGCCTGTGCCGAACTTTGCCGATTCAATCTCAAATCCGGCATCATAACCCATTCCCTGTTCGGGTTTTAGTGAAGCGTTGCCTTTTGTAACACACGTAACGCCTGAATATACAGAAGTTTCAACAGGCCAATATAAAGTATCGAATGTCGGCGCCCTCCATGATTTGCCTGCATTTAATGAAATCTTGCCTGCTTCCGAAACAAGGTAGACGACTCCGAGTTGCGGAGTAAATACGCTTCCAAAAGCTGAGTTGTCATCAAAACGAATGCTTGGGAGGATTACAAATTTATTAAGCCCAAGTTTATACTGGGCGTAACCGGAACTGTTGACCCTTGAGCGGTTCACGTCCACTGAATCCGCAAGGAGATTAGTCTTTTTATATCTCTCTTCCCACCATTCGCCGCCGACCGTGAAACCTGAGTCCATCATGTATTTAGACTCAAGGCCGAAAACCCCAGAATCATACTGACCATCTAGAAACGAGGAAGGATTTTTGTACTTCATGCTCTCGTCACTGCTATGAATCACGGTAGAAAGAGATCCGTAAGGTATAGTTTTTTTGTGTTCAAGTTTAATGGATTTTTTGACGGTTTTCTGTATGGCATCAGGACTGGAAGCCTTGGTCTCAAGTGTGCCGTCGTACATATCAACGCTAAGCGGCAGATAAGTTGTGGTGAAAAGCTTTCCCGGAACTCCAAGCTCGTTGCTGTAGAGAGAACTTGAAAGTTCAAGATTGCCGTATTTTACAAGATCATAGCCGAGGCGCGCAAAAAAGTTCTGGCTTTCAAATGCTGAATTTTCGCGCCATCCGTTTCCTGCCTCGTTGCCTGCTATTGCCACACCGTAAAGACGGTCTTTCTTTAAGTTCAAATGCAGTTTAAAATTGCGCTCACCGTAACTTCCCGCCGAAGCTCCGAAATCAATTTTAGGCATATTTTCGTCATAACCTTTCGTTATAATATTTACAATCCCTCCCATAGCGTTAGTCCCGTATATTGCCGAGGCAGAGCCTCGTATTATTTCAACCCTTTCAACAGAATCAAGCGGGATTGCGCTCAAGTTTGTGTCGCCGCTGGAAATACTGTTTGCGCGCCGTCCGTCTATAAGAATCAGAACCTGCTCGGCAGTAGAACCGCGAATACTCAATGTGCTTGAAGCCCCTAGCGAACCGTATTTACTGCGCACAAGTCCGAGCTCGCTGTCCACAAGTTCTCCCAAATCCCTTGCTTTTGTGTTTTTGATCCTTTCATTGCCTATTACGGAAACAGATGTCGGCATCTGCCGCATTGATTCCGCCCTGCGCGTGAGGCTTAAGAAAACATCCTTCGATGATTCCTGCGAATAAGCATATGTCAAACATAGAATCGGTAAAAGTAATGCAATAATTTTATTTTTCATTTTATGCTCCCTTTGTTTATTATATTCACCCTCACCTCTTTCCTCTCCCCTCAGAGGGAGAGGAAAGAGGTGAGGGTGAAATGGCTGCAATTTGGACTGCAATGAGATTTTAATATTCTTTAACGGCTCAAACTCCCCTTAATCCCCTCTTAATCTTAAGAGAGGAAATTTTCTTTTTCTGAATTATCAATTATTCTCCCCTCTTGTTTATAAAGAGGGGCCGGGGGAGTTGCTTTTTAATTCTTACACCTTCTTTTTCAAACTCTCTTCTTCCTCTTCTAGTGCGGGCAAGTCTTAGGAACGAAGAGAAGTTAGGTGTGGGGTTAGTCACTTTTTCCTTTTACCTTCTACCGTTTACCATCTACCTTTTATAACCTCATTCAACCCGGTATTTAAACTCATATGTCGCTATCTAATTTCTAATCACCAATCTCTAATTACTGTTTTATCCATCATTCATACCTTTTACCTCCCTCGAGATTATTTGGCCGACGGACACATCTTTCACGAAAGATTATGCGCCGTCAACCGCTGTGCTGCCGGCCGGTCTCCTGACTCCCCAGCACCTTGTTAATACCTTCCCATCCGGAACAACAAGACAGTGGTCAACTTTTAACAAGGTCATCTACCTTTCTCTAAATTATCCAAGAAAGGTGCTGGATTACAGTAGCGGGGCTGTACCCGATTCCCACGGGTTTCCCGTTCACCCAGGCACTTAATTGAGATTGCTGAAAAAACTCCCTGTTTGTTACTTTTTTTCACCCTCACCCTTCCCTCTTCCCTCGAGGGAGAGGATTAAGGTGAGGGGGTTAAAAGACTTTTTCAGCGGTCTTTTTTAGGTGCTGGATTCACCTGGCAGAATTAATATTTTTGTTTAGTTCTTCCTTTGAAACCGCTATTACATAAGGTTTCGATGAAATGGGGTTGTTCTTGACGATCACTACCGTTTTGTAAACCTGTTCTATATTCTGGTATTTAAGAACCTCATGCGGCGTTCCCTCCATGAATATTTTCCCTCCGTTAAGCATTAAAATTCGGCTGCAATATTCTCCTGCCAGGTTTAAATCGTGCAAAATCGTTATAATTGAAAGGCCGTTTTCCCTGTTGAGTTTTTTAATGACATCTAATATCGCTATCTGATGGCCGAGGTCAAGATAAGCCGTTGGTTCGTCAAGAAGGAGTAGCCTCGGCTCCTGAGCCAGCGCCTGCGCAAGTATCACGCGCTGCCTCTCCCCTCCCGAAATTTCGTGCAGTCTCCTGCCGGAAAGATGCCAGGCATCAGTAAGTTCAAGGGATTTTCGGGTTATTTCCAGGTCTTTTTTTGAAGGAAGGCCGAAGCGTTTCTGATGGGGGAAGCG
It encodes the following:
- a CDS encoding flavin reductase family protein, giving the protein MFKKISLDKFYRLINHGPCVLITSGTKEKTNIAPIAWNMPLNDEPPLVAIAIAETHYTADLIIKSGELVINIADRNLLPFIKYCGEVSGRKIDKIKKMNIKLLKGVKINTPHLEKAAGFLECRIIDKKNYDGVILFIGKVIYAAVRSDIFDDYWLSDKAKIVHHLGGSYFACLGKRFKA
- a CDS encoding TonB-dependent receptor — translated: MKNKIIALLLPILCLTYAYSQESSKDVFLSLTRRAESMRQMPTSVSVIGNERIKNTKARDLGELVDSELGLVRSKYGSLGASSTLSIRGSTAEQVLILIDGRRANSISSGDTNLSAIPLDSVERVEIIRGSASAIYGTNAMGGIVNIITKGYDENMPKIDFGASAGSYGERNFKLHLNLKKDRLYGVAIAGNEAGNGWRENSAFESQNFFARLGYDLVKYGNLELSSSLYSNELGVPGKLFTTTYLPLSVDMYDGTLETKASSPDAIQKTVKKSIKLEHKKTIPYGSLSTVIHSSDESMKYKNPSSFLDGQYDSGVFGLESKYMMDSGFTVGGEWWEERYKKTNLLADSVDVNRSRVNSSGYAQYKLGLNKFVILPSIRFDDNSAFGSVFTPQLGVVYLVSEAGKISLNAGKSWRAPTFDTLYWPVETSVYSGVTCVTKGNASLKPEQGMGYDAGFEIESAKFGTGVTFFNSETKDLIIWLPDYNSATNTETWTPMNVSNTMSTGAEMNLSHKISSSLVQEIAYTYDWSEDADKKAVLFYRPRNIVKYSIKYITVFGLKADADLKYTGSQKTDNQTIDELKEYYLLDLKISQKFKDTEIWIKAENLTDTKYQTRLGFPLAGAAFYAGFEMKFWG
- a CDS encoding ABC transporter ATP-binding protein; this encodes MGILELRSVASGYSGKEVVSDISFVLEEGGFLGIIGPNGAGKTTLFRTITKIIEPMRGTVLFSGRDIGGIKRHELAREVSAMLPLYDLPFSYSVLDFVMMGRFPHQKRFGLPSKKDLEITRKSLELTDAWHLSGRRLHEISGGERQRVILAQALAQEPRLLLLDEPTAYLDLGHQIAILDVIKKLNRENGLSIITILHDLNLAGEYCSRILMLNGGKIFMEGTPHEVLKYQNIEQVYKTVVIVKNNPISSKPYVIAVSKEELNKNINSAR